In the genome of Enterococcus sp. DIV2402, the window TATGATACACTTGGCTAATTACCTGATGCCATTTAGAATGCTTGTTGCATTCTAGGTATTCTTACCGAAATTTTTTTGAATCAATTACTATGAGAATTAATTATTGGTGCAGTCTGTGTATATAGATTAGGGACGTTGATTTATTTCTCGAAAACCAAAAATATCAGAAATGACTAACCGCCCTTCTGATATTTCCTAAAATTATTGTTTTCTTTGAGTATACAGCTTTTCGACGGCTATCTTTTCTTTTTCCCACCATTTACGGTTTTTTCGATACCATTCAATTGTGCTTTCAAGGCCGGAACGAAAATCCGTAAATTGCGGTTGCCAGCCTAATTCTTCTTTTAATTTCGTCGCATCAATCGCATAACGCAAATCATGCCCTGGACGATCTGCTACAGGTTCATAGGCTTCTGGCGATTGTTGCATCAAGGTTAGAATCGTTGCTAATACTGTTTTATTATCCGCTTCTCCCTCTGCACCAATTAAATAAGTGTCACCGATTTGTCCGTTGGTTAAAATCAACCAGACAGCTCTTGAATGATCCTCTACATGAATCCAATCACGGACATTTTTTCCGTCTCCATAAAGTTTAGGCCGTTGCCCATTTAAAATATTGGTAATTTGTCGTGGAATAAACTTTTCAATATGTTGATACGGCCCATAATTATTTGAACAATTCGAAATCGTTGCGCGTAAGCCAAATGAACGGACCCAAGCCTTCACTAATAAATCCGAACTCGCTTTGGTTGCTGCATAAGGACTGGATGGATTATAGGGTGTTTCAGGCGTGAATTTTTGTGAATCCTCTAGTGCTAGATCGCCATAAACTTCATCGGTTGAGACATGATGATAACGGACGTCAAACTTTCGACAGGCTTCAATTAAGGTATACGTTCCTACAATATTCGTTTGCACAAAAGGAGCTGGATTTGTTAGTGAGTGATCGTTATGTGATTCCGCAGCAAAGTGAATGACGGCATCACTTTTTTGGACTAATCGTTCTACCAAATCAGCATCACAAATATCGCCCACAACTAATTCTACCTTATTAGAGACAGGCAAATTCGCTTGGTTGCCTGCATAAGTCAATTTATCTAGAACGGTTATGTGAATTTCAGATTGATTTGTTGCAACATAACGCACAAAATTTGAACCAATAAAACCCGCACCCCCTGTCACCAAAATCCGTTTCATCAAATATCCTCCTTATGTATAACTTTCCAACACATCGATTGCTCGTTTCGTTTCTTCTAACTGTTTGATTGTCTTGTCATAATGTTTAGAAGCATAAACAGAAAATAAAACATCTACAGTATACAACTGTACTAGAAGAGAATTAGTTGCCGAACTACGTAACGGTGCTTCTCCTCCATCCGCAATATGTACAACAATATCTGATAATTTCGCTAAAGTTGATTTTTTTTGACTTGTCATACTAACAACTGCTATACCGTTTGCCTTGGCTACATGTGCCAAACTATTTACAGCTTTTTTTTCTCCAGAATTAGATACTAAAAAAAGAAAAGACGGCGTTTCATTGGTAACCATTGTCGTTGCTAGCAAATGAGCATCTTGGTGAAACATCGCTTTGCGTCCAATTCGTAAAAATTTTTGACAAAAATCATCCGCCACTGCTCCCGATGCACCAATTCCATACGTGTAAATAAAATCTGTTCCTTCCAATAAAGCTAAAACATCTTCAATCGATTGATTTTCTAACAGCTCACAATTTTTTTCAATACCGTCAACTACTCGCAATTTAATCTTGCGTTTGATCGTCTCAATATCTTCATCAGGTGTAATATCAGAATACAACTCTTGATTGATTTGCGGTAAACTCGCCGAAAGTTTTAATTTTAAATCAGGAAAACCCTCCAACCCCAAAGAGTAACACAAACGCACCACAGTCGATGGACTCGCTCCAGCTGCTGCAGATAACGCTTTGGCACTCATATGAATGACTTCTGAGGAATGCGCCAAAATCCACTCAGCTAATTTTTTTTCCGTTTTCGATAATTCATCTAATTGATTTTGAATGCTAAATAAAATATTCATTTCCTGTCCTCCCTACGTGTATCATACAATAAAAAAGAAAGAGCATACAGTTCGTATGCTCTATAATTCGATATATTTCAACACTTCACTCACCGATTGAATCGGAACAGTTGCTGCAGGGTCATCATTATTTAATGCCAAAACCTCTAAATCAGCATTTACAGCAGCAGAAATACCAATTGAAGAATCTTCTACCACTAAACAGTCATCTGGTGTTAAATCTAATTTTTTCACCGTATACTGATAGATTTCTGGATTAGGTTTACTTCGTTGAAATTTATCTCCACTGACTAACAATTCAAAATACGATAAAATCTGATTTTCTGTTAAAATCATTTGAATATTTTCTAAGGAGGACGAAGACGCAACAGCCATCCGTATACCTTGATTGGCTAACGCTTCTAACGTTGGCACCATTTCCGCATTAAAAATTTCACGATAGTCAATCGGATAATTCGCACGAAACTCTGCATACTGTTCAATCAACCACTTTCGTTTTTCTACATCTTCAATTAATAGTTCAAACATATCTCGTGAATTAGAACCTACTAATTTTTTTTGAAACTCATCTGTTAAAAGAATATCATGTTGAGCAAAAAATAGTTTACGCCGTTGACGATAGTGACTTTCTGAGAAAACAATGACGCCATCCATATCAAAAATGACTGCTTTTTTCATTAAGCTTCTCCTATTTGCATTTCTTTCGTGGTACCAAATAGATACGTCATAACAAAACCACCCGCATATCCTGCAAGCAATCCAATAATATAGTTCAACCAATGACCATTAGCAATCAAAGGAATTAATGCCACGCCACTTGGTCCAATAGAAGTTGCGCCCACATTACCAAATAACCCGATGACTGCACCGCCAATACCGCCACCAATACAAGCAGTGATAAATGGACGACCTAAAGGCAAAGTCACACCATAAATCAAAGGTTCACCAATTCCTAAAATCCCAACTGGTAATGCCCCTTTAATTAGTTCCACCAGAGATTTATTGCGGTAACATTTGACCCATAAAGCGATTGCTGCACCCACTTGACCAGCACCTGCCATCGCTAAAATTGGTAATAATAAAGTACTGCCACCACTTTCAATCATTTGCAAATGAATAGGAGTCAAAATTTGGTGTAAACCAAACATAACCATTGGTAAGAATGCTGCTCCTAACACAAAACCAGAGAATGCGCCACCTACATTTAGAACCCAGTTAATTCCGCCAACTAAACCATTTGAAATAAAACCAGCTAACGGCATAATCAAGAAAATCGTTGCCAAGCCCATAATCAATAAAGTAATTACTGGCGTCACAATAATGTCAACAGATTCGGGAATCACTTTGTGCAATCGTTTTTCAATTAAAGACATTAAATAAACAGCAATAATGACCCCAATCACGCCGCCTTGTCCCGCAGCAAGCGGTTGACCAGTAAAAATATTTGTTAATGGCGCATCAGGACTCATTCCTGCCAGAGTGGTTACACCACCGATAACCCCACCTAAACTCGGTGATGCCCCAAATTCACGCGCACTATTAATCCCAACATAAATCACTAAATAAGTAAACACACCACTTTGAATAATGCCACAAACTGTTGCAATGTTGACCCACATATCACCCGAAAGCTGTCCTGCTGCCATTAAGTTTTTTAGAATGGAAGCAACACCACCAATAATCCCGGCACCAACAAATGCTGGAATCAACGGAACAAAAATATTCGCAATAGCTTTCAATGCCTTCGACCATGGTTTTTGATTTTTCTGTTTCACAGCAGCTTTTGTCTGAGCCGCCTTTTCTTCGACAGCAGTCCGTCCACTTACAGATGCTTGTGAAGGTAACGTTTCTCCTAAAGCAACACCTGCCATATCGACCATATATTGAGCTACCTTATTTACTGTACCTGGACCAACAACCACTTGTAACGTATCATCTTCTACAACGCCCATTACCCCAGGAACTTTTTTCAATCCTTCAATATCAACCAAACTGTAATCGCGAATTTCCATACGCACACGAGTCATACAATGAACAATCTTATTCACATTGTTCATTCCACCTACATGGTCATAAATCCCTTGTGCAATTTGTTGATTTTTGTCTGCCATTTTTTATTTCCCCCTTTTATAATGTTTGACGAATAAATCCGTTCGCTGCCAGTAACTTTTCAGATGCTAGTTCTTTTGTTTCTCCAGTCAAAATCATCACAATCGCCAACTTCACATTTTCATCGGCTGCCTCAAAAGCTGCTTCAGCTACTTCATAGGAACATTCCGTTGCTTGCATGATAATTCGTTTGGCACGTTCCACTAATTTTTCATTCGTTGGACGAACATCGACCATTAAATTTTTGTACACCTTCCCAATACCAATCATTGAAACTGTAGATAACATGTTTAAAACTAATTTTTGAGCAGTTCCTGATTTTAAACGTGTTGAACCCGTTAAAACTTCTGGCCCCACTTCAACTTCAATCGGATAGGTCGCATGATGACTAATTGCCGCATCTGTATTACATGAAATTGTCGCAGTCGTTGCACCAATTTCAGTTGCATAATCTAAACCACCAATCACATAAGGTGTCCGACCACTAGCCGCAATCCCAACCACAATATCATTTGCCGTTAATGAAATAGCTTCTAAATCCTTACGACCCAACTCCTCTGAGTCTTCTGCACCTTCTACCGCCACTGTCATTGCCTTCATCCCACCCGCAATCAAACCTTGTACCATCTCAGGATCTGTACCAAAAGTTGGCACACATTCAGCCGCATCCAACACACCTAACCGACCACTTGTTCCAGCCCCCATATAAATCAATCGTCCCTGCTTATTAAAGGCTTGAATAATTTGAGCCACAACGGTTTCGATTTGTGGCATCACTTTTTCAATCGCCAGTGGCACTTGGCGATCTTCCTCATTCATTGTCTGTAATACATCCATAATCGTCATCTGATCCAGATGCATCGTCTTCGGATTTCTTGTTTCTGTTGTTAAATTCTCTAAATTACTCATTGTCATTCCCACTTTCTACTAATTCAAATCGATAACCTGGTAATACACATGTAAGAAGGTCTACCTCTGAATCTATTACTTTTGCCACGACATTTACCTTTTCATCCGCTGGTAAATCCCGTTTACTGATTTGAAGCTCTCCCATATAACGCAAATACTTCTGATTATCCAGCGTCACACTACCTTTGACTCTCGATACGCTACCATTTGGCATAATCAGTGGTAATTGTTTGAATCGTGCCTCCTGACTCCGTAAGACATCACGCGCATCATCCACTCGATTCGTATGGGTTCCAATAAATAGCTCACGATGTGTCTCATCAATTATTTGCACCGGTAAAACAACCTTTTGCTCTTTGAAATACGCAATAAATTGCTGTTGCGTCTGTTCTCTTAATCCTTCATCACCAATACAAACCTCATCACAAGCATAATTTTGTAATAAATCCACTGCCGCAACTAACGGATGCTTCAAACGATGACCCTCTAACGTTGGCAACCCCGCATGTAATGGTCCACGTAAATTTTTATCTCCTGGAACAAACGCTATAATTTTAAAACCTAATTTTCGCCATTTCTGATTTAATGTGTGTAAATAAGGTTCAGATAAACCCGTTTCAGGCCGAGGATAATAATTGTGCCATAATTCCATATTCTCAAAATTCGCTTGATAGTTAACTAACTCTTCAACATCCGCCTCTGTTAACGTCGATGCATTCAAACCAACGACTAACTGTTGTGAAACCCTAGCAATCGTTTGAAAATCAATCCCATAATCCATCCGAATTCCAGTCACACCCAAAGACAAAAGTTGAGCTAT includes:
- a CDS encoding MurR/RpiR family transcriptional regulator, which codes for MNILFSIQNQLDELSKTEKKLAEWILAHSSEVIHMSAKALSAAAGASPSTVVRLCYSLGLEGFPDLKLKLSASLPQINQELYSDITPDEDIETIKRKIKLRVVDGIEKNCELLENQSIEDVLALLEGTDFIYTYGIGASGAVADDFCQKFLRIGRKAMFHQDAHLLATTMVTNETPSFLFLVSNSGEKKAVNSLAHVAKANGIAVVSMTSQKKSTLAKLSDIVVHIADGGEAPLRSSATNSLLVQLYTVDVLFSVYASKHYDKTIKQLEETKRAIDVLESYT
- a CDS encoding MupG family TIM beta-alpha barrel fold protein, producing MLGFSVFLGDEFQESKRLYIEKMFHSGFKRVFTSLHIPEDDESRMVANLKELCKLTKAFNCSLMVDISSDGLRRLQIDLNDEQMIAQLLSLGVTGIRMDYGIDFQTIARVSQQLVVGLNASTLTEADVEELVNYQANFENMELWHNYYPRPETGLSEPYLHTLNQKWRKLGFKIIAFVPGDKNLRGPLHAGLPTLEGHRLKHPLVAAVDLLQNYACDEVCIGDEGLREQTQQQFIAYFKEQKVVLPVQIIDETHRELFIGTHTNRVDDARDVLRSQEARFKQLPLIMPNGSVSRVKGSVTLDNQKYLRYMGELQISKRDLPADEKVNVVAKVIDSEVDLLTCVLPGYRFELVESGNDNE
- the rfbB gene encoding dTDP-glucose 4,6-dehydratase; this translates as MKRILVTGGAGFIGSNFVRYVATNQSEIHITVLDKLTYAGNQANLPVSNKVELVVGDICDADLVERLVQKSDAVIHFAAESHNDHSLTNPAPFVQTNIVGTYTLIEACRKFDVRYHHVSTDEVYGDLALEDSQKFTPETPYNPSSPYAATKASSDLLVKAWVRSFGLRATISNCSNNYGPYQHIEKFIPRQITNILNGQRPKLYGDGKNVRDWIHVEDHSRAVWLILTNGQIGDTYLIGAEGEADNKTVLATILTLMQQSPEAYEPVADRPGHDLRYAIDATKLKEELGWQPQFTDFRSGLESTIEWYRKNRKWWEKEKIAVEKLYTQRKQ
- a CDS encoding PTS transporter subunit EIIC, producing the protein MADKNQQIAQGIYDHVGGMNNVNKIVHCMTRVRMEIRDYSLVDIEGLKKVPGVMGVVEDDTLQVVVGPGTVNKVAQYMVDMAGVALGETLPSQASVSGRTAVEEKAAQTKAAVKQKNQKPWSKALKAIANIFVPLIPAFVGAGIIGGVASILKNLMAAGQLSGDMWVNIATVCGIIQSGVFTYLVIYVGINSAREFGASPSLGGVIGGVTTLAGMSPDAPLTNIFTGQPLAAGQGGVIGVIIAVYLMSLIEKRLHKVIPESVDIIVTPVITLLIMGLATIFLIMPLAGFISNGLVGGINWVLNVGGAFSGFVLGAAFLPMVMFGLHQILTPIHLQMIESGGSTLLLPILAMAGAGQVGAAIALWVKCYRNKSLVELIKGALPVGILGIGEPLIYGVTLPLGRPFITACIGGGIGGAVIGLFGNVGATSIGPSGVALIPLIANGHWLNYIIGLLAGYAGGFVMTYLFGTTKEMQIGEA
- the murQ gene encoding N-acetylmuramic acid 6-phosphate etherase; translation: MTMSNLENLTTETRNPKTMHLDQMTIMDVLQTMNEEDRQVPLAIEKVMPQIETVVAQIIQAFNKQGRLIYMGAGTSGRLGVLDAAECVPTFGTDPEMVQGLIAGGMKAMTVAVEGAEDSEELGRKDLEAISLTANDIVVGIAASGRTPYVIGGLDYATEIGATTATISCNTDAAISHHATYPIEVEVGPEVLTGSTRLKSGTAQKLVLNMLSTVSMIGIGKVYKNLMVDVRPTNEKLVERAKRIIMQATECSYEVAEAAFEAADENVKLAIVMILTGETKELASEKLLAANGFIRQTL
- a CDS encoding HAD family hydrolase, whose protein sequence is MKKAVIFDMDGVIVFSESHYRQRRKLFFAQHDILLTDEFQKKLVGSNSRDMFELLIEDVEKRKWLIEQYAEFRANYPIDYREIFNAEMVPTLEALANQGIRMAVASSSSLENIQMILTENQILSYFELLVSGDKFQRSKPNPEIYQYTVKKLDLTPDDCLVVEDSSIGISAAVNADLEVLALNNDDPAATVPIQSVSEVLKYIEL